TAGCTCCCTCAATCTCGACGACAGCAGCTTTATATCGCATATAATCAATTTTGTCCTTCATACTCGTCACACCCATATCAGCAGGCTTGCCCACAAGAGCGAAGAATCGTTCCGGTGCTCCTGATCCTCCTGGCATACCACTATAATTGGAAATTCCAGCTGTTGGAACTGGTTTATGCTTCTCGTACACGTTTACCGCAAACTTATACGACTGGTATTTCTTCAGCATCTCGGTTACCTTGCTCATTCGTCCATCACCCCGTATCTATGAGCGTATTTCATCAACTGTTCATGTATCCTCTTCTTTTCATGATAGAGTACTTCCACCATAGAGATTAGTACATATTCAAAAGATACATCGCCTGCTTTATATATGTTCATCAATGCATTTACAGTAGTGTCATGTAGTGCAATCTCGTTTAACCGCTCAAGCTTTCTTTCTTGATCTGCATGATACTTACTCATTACATTCCCCTCACTCACCTAAGTTAGTCCATCAATGATTCTTTTGGCCACTTCTCCGACACACACTTCGCATATATGGATCTTGTGTTCATGTATTCCTAACAGGAACATAGCCTGCTTACCACAAGCGCATAATTGACCTGTGCTGCCAGGAGGGTCCACGATGTATATGTTTGTTGCTCTATTCATAGTGTTACTCCCTTATCCTAAAATACCTCGATACGGCCCACGTTCCACTGGGGTTATTCGGTCGATTCGATGCCCTTCGGCCAATTTAGGTCTTTTTGTTGTATATCCGCACTCCGGTGATGCTCCCGAATATTACACCCAAATACATAAACATTCCAAGCCATCTCCAAAAGCTAGAGAAGATGAATTCTATGATTTGAAACATTGTCTCATCCCCTTATATACAGGCGCCCACTAGGACGCCAGCTTTTCTTTTACTTTGCAATCTAACCTCATAGTGTCTTCGTCATAATCCGTAAGTGTGTATTCTACTTCGTCCAAAGGATGCCCCACAGTTGCTTCAAGGTGAGTCTTAGCTAGACTCTTAACCTCGTCTAATAATACAGGATCTTTCTCCAAGTCAACTTTACTAATCCGTGTCCAGATCGCGTTTTCTTCCATTACGCCACCTTACCTTTCACATATCCAAACACATGAGCCTCTAACGCGCTGAGTCTTTCTTCAACCGTTTGGCCTTGTCCACTAGATTCTGGTGTTGGAACAACCAACGGAATTTCTCCTGAAATGATTGGTGCTTCGGCACTGGGAACTGTCGGAAAAGTTTCCTCCGGTGTTACGCTATCTTGAGAATCCGCAACAACCACTTCGGTAACAACTTGCTCAGGCCGGGGTCCCACCTGAACGTTGTATCTGCCAAGCTCTAGCCTTTTGATGATCAGTTCAGTTCCGTCTTCACCCACACCTTTGTACTCGGTTTTCTTGAGCTCATCAACCCACTCTAGATTCCATACTTTAGGTTTTAATGCGAGCTCCTTCGCGCGTTCTTCACGAATTGCGTCACCTGCATCCAGGTTGCTCGCTCCGATATCAATAACTTTATGCGGATATAGCAGCGGTGCTTTGTTAGCAGTTTCGATCAATTCCATCTCGCGCTCTTTCAAGCGAGCGACTTCGGCTTGTAGTTCCTTAATCAGCTCTCCAGCGTTCTCGAATCGCTTTGCAAAATCATTACGTTCAATTTCAGCCTGCCCTTTGGCTTTGATTAATTCTTTGTTTTGTTCAGTGGCGTCATCAACATCCTTGCGTAATTCACGGATTTGACAATCTCTTTCTTCCTGTAGTCCCATGTAGTAATTGTGGAGCTGCTCTCTCAAATCATCGAGATGACCTTGAATGCGATCGTTTAAAATTTGTGTCCCATAAATATCATTATAGTCAACGTTGAAATCATACTGACGAGGAATTGCAATGTTCGATGCGTCAATGGTTGCATTTTGTTGTTGGATCTGTGCTGATTTAAGATTATCTTCCTCGATCATGATGTCATGCAGCAACTTTTCCTCTTGCTTCTCCAGTGACGAAATGAGCTCCAAATTCTTATCGACAGCCTTGCTTTTTTCCTCCGCAAGTTGGTTCTGAACGCTTGTAAGTTGATCCCGTAAATTCATGTATTCATCCTCCTGAGATTAAATTCGTCCAAATTACCTTATTAGACTAATTATAGCACACTTTTACTCGTATTAACACGATATATTGATACTTTTTCTCTCATTTACTCAACATTTAGTATTCTAGTCACCGACTGCTTTACGCCTATTCGGGAACGCGATATCGACACTCGACGTGCTCGCATTTTGGTGGAATCCGATCGCAGGAGTCGACTGCTGTTTCTGCTCCAATTTCTCCAAGCGCTGTGTTAAATCAATTATGATCGCCTTAGCAATTGGATCTTGAATCTTTGCTAGTGCTGGTATGTTCATTTCTACCACCCCCTACGACCGATTTAAAGGCATCTGTGAGCTTCATGGATTCTCGGATGATATTTGGGTCGTCGGATACTATAAACACTCCTGTATGACGTCCTGAGACGCTCTGAACGGTACTGATGTATGTTTGGTTCATGATATGACCTCCACGATCTCTATTTCCACTCTTGGATTCTTCTTGTCCACTTCGTAATCCATAATGCGTGGTAACGCGTAACGATCATTTGTATAGATCTGCGCTGCCTCCAGACAATCAAGAAGCAACTTTAACGTATTGTGCGTGTCTCGCTTTTTATTGTCCGGCCAGAAGTACCAGAGATTAACGATCACTTTGCCGTCCGGCGGCTTCCATTTGTTTTTAGTCCGCCATGCTTTCGCTAGCAATATAGCCAAGTTTTGATAATGCTCAGCATCCCTCGAAAGGACTTTAATTCTCCGCATGGCAGCTTGACCTTTTTTGTTGGTGTAGCGTATCGCTCTGTTCTCGTACATGTGATTAACACTAGGTGCCGTGCCTGGGATTACAATTTTCATCACATCACCTCTTTCACATCAATATTCGCGAATGTGTACTTGAGCTTCTTCAAATGTTGCTCTGCCACGTCTCTGTCTGGTACTGGCGGCGTGAGTCTGCGTGACTTGTAGTAGACGGCCCATTTCATGCGATGTCCGGACCTCCTTTGTACGATCGGTTCAATATCTTCTCCAGCGCATGGTCTGGTCTTGCTGGTAATCCGCGCTTCCATTCCGCTAACTCTATGGGATTCATGAATGAACTAGTTACCTCGCCATTCGCTGTTCCCTTGGTTTCAATCCCTTTTGGCATGCTGTAGCGGTATACTGGTTTCTTTTTCAAGTTAATTCCTCCCCAATAGTTCGAATTTTCTGATCATTTCAGACAGTACCATCCTGTGTTTCCACCGTTTCAACGGGTCCGTCTCTTGTTGCATCATTTCCTCGATGTGTGCGAACGTCTTTAACAACGCGTCCATTTCACCACTCCTAGAAATAGTTATTTGTGATTGTTTGATACACTTTGTCGTATTTCAGCTTCACCAGTCCGGTCGGTCCGTTCCGCTGTTTAGCTAGATTGACCTCAAGTATTCCTGGTTCTGCGGTATCGGGGTTGTAGTATTCATCGCGATAAAGAAGTATTATGCCATCTGCTACAGCTGCAATTGCTGCGCTACCTGTTAAGTCGGATATGATTGGCCGTTTCTGCTGCCTTGCGTCAATGTCCTGCTTGAGCTGCGACAGTCCAAGTACGAAGCAGTCACACTCTTTAGCCGCAATTCGGATCTTTTGGCACACACGGTGCAGTGCGGATCCGGTATTGTCGTTCTTTTCAGAGGGCTCCATGATTTCTTGAAGATAGTCGATGATGACCATGTCCAATCCTTCTTGACGCTTCATTCGCCGCATCTCGCTTGCTATATAATCAGCGGTGACGCCTCGTTGATCATTGATAGTAATTCCGGAAATAATGCCCATTGCTATGCCGATGTTGTCTCGTTTTTCCAGTGGCACCCTACCTGTCCGCAAATCTTGTAGCGGAATCTGACACATGCTTGCTACGAACCGGTTGTATATCTGCCCTTTGTTCATTTCCAGGCTGAACATAGCAACCTTTAGCCCTTTCTTTGCTGCATTACCTGCGAGCTCATTGGCGACAGCTGATTTTCCCATACTCGTCCGAGCTCCGAGTACAAAGAAGTCAGCGCGTTGAAAGCCAAGTGTGAGTGCATCTAGCCCAGTGTAACCAGTCATCATGCCATATGCTCGAGTGGGATCGGCCATCTTGAGCTCCAAATCCTCGTACCAGTCCACCAGTCCGTCGATTCTACTCTCTTTTTCCAGCGATTTCGGCCGGATCGCCAGCGCCTTCTGTTCAAACTCATTCAAAATTTCCTCGAAGTCCGTTTCAACCGGATCACTCACAATACCTTTGTATGTTTCAAGCAGGTGATTGAACTTGCGACGGGCATCAAACTCTAGGAATTTACTCAACGTGTAGTTGAATTGGTTCACCGATGGTACGGAACCCATCATTTCTGATAGGTATCCGATTCCACCAACTTTGTGAATTTGATTGCTAAAGTGGATCGCTACGTTGTTTAAGGTTGCTTCTATGTTCCGGTCGTTTAGCTTCTGCAGCATGACGAATATGTTTTTGTGCATGGCACTCATGAACATGTCTGCATTCGTGACCGTTACTGTGTCCCTCACCAGTGTTGGATCAAGCAATAACGTACCCAGTACCTGAGACTCAATAATTTCTGTATCAAACATCTCCGTTGGCCGCCCTCACTCTCGCCATTAAATCAGCATCAGGAATAAATTCTTTTGGAGCAGCTACAGGCTGCTGCTTGGTTTGAATGGACACAACCTTTTTTCTTTCCTCATCATGGCGTCTTTTGGATTCCGCCCTGGTGTATATGCCTTCTTTAATCCAGCGATCAGAAATTGATTTTAGATAATTCATACTTGGCACGCCTCGGCTGCTTTCGCCAGCTTCCAACATCAATTCTTGAATGAATATCTCGGTGTAACCAAGTTTTAATAGGTCAGTCACGAATTTTGTCATGTGTCCAGTCATGTTGAACGTTCCAAACACATCAGTATGAACATCGATGATCGTTTTCGTATATGCATCGGCTGTAGTAGTAGTATCTTTTTCTTTCTCTAGTTCTAAATCTACTTCTGTTTCGTCATGTGACGTCACGCTAACGTCACTTAGTAGTAATTGTTTGCGTTTTTCTCGATATTTAATGTTTCTAAGCCTTGTTTGTTCCCTTATTTTGTCCATTCCCTCGATGTTTTGATATTCATTCCAATTTTTGATATAGATAATTTCATCGAATACCTCAATCATCGAAAACCGTTCAAGAGTTATAAGTGCAAGATTAATCACAGATACATCAAAATCAAATTCTATCGCCAAATCCTCGGGTCTGAATGCTATTGCATCTGTTAAATATAGAGCCCCGCTTTTGTTGCACTCCCCTGCTTGCGCTAAGAGAAAAACCCATATTAATACGATGTTATTACCCTCTGGAAGCTTGCGTATCCGCTTAATTTTTTTGTTGCTTATCATGTCGGTATAGATTTTAATCCATCTTACGTCTGCCATAATTCACCGACTTCCCTAATTCGTACGTGCTCTTTACTGTGGCATTCCTCGCATAAAGTCAATCCATTTGATACTTCAAATCTGAGCTCTTTATAATCAGCAAATGATTTAATATGATGTGCGTTCAATTTATTCCCTTTTGTCCTACAATGTTGGCAAGTGTAATCATCTCTTTCGAATACAAGACTTCTCCAAGTGGTGTATTCTGCTGTAGTTCGGTAATGTTGGTTTGAAAGCCATGGAGCAATTACTTTAATTTCGTTATTATTTACCTCAAGCATTCCAAGCTTAGTAAGCTCCGAGATGGCAAGCGATATCATTTCTTTTGATTCTCCAATTACAATCGAAAGTATTTCGTCAATTGGCGTATCTAGATTCGCAAAAGTGGTATAAACATTTGTCGCTTTTCTTTTAACCTTTAAATATAGTTGAAACCATATCAAGAAAATTGCATCTCCATTTTCAAGGCTCAAGATATATTCGATTTTCTCGTTTTCAAACATATCTATTGTGATCTTAATCCACTTGATATCCGCTGCCACCTTGATTCCTCCTTTACTGAGTAACTAACAACTGACTTAACTCCATAGTGCCTTGTTTGTTCCAGTACGTTGCTGTCTCTTAACAACGATCTCTTTGCAGTTTGAGCATTTGAAGAAGTTCGAAAATGATTCCCGACCATCCGTATGCATCATGAATTTGAAGTCATGCACTTTACCGTCTGAACAATTTTCGCTTGGCTTGTCCTTAGCTAGTTTCATATCCTGTATCATTTGTTTAAAGTCATCCATGTCGATGCTCCTTTGTTTTTGCGGCTTGCCGCCCCCGCCCGACAGCATAGGCTTAGCCGTAGGCGGTGTCCGTGTAGGGTCTTGTAGGGTTATGAGTTTATGATGCCAACATACTTGAGAAGCTTCTTTCCGTACCTGTATGCCACGGGATAGTTCCAACTCCACCAGACTATCCACTTCGCTTCTTGATCGATCTCAGCGGCTTCTGAGGGGCTTAGACACTGCAACTCTCCTGATTCGTTTGGCTCTGTGTTCATTCCACTCTCCACTTCCCCTCAC
Above is a genomic segment from Paenibacillus sp. HWE-109 containing:
- a CDS encoding sigma-70 family RNA polymerase sigma factor; this encodes MSKVTEMLKKYQSYKFAVNVYEKHKPVPTAGISNYSGMPGGSGAPERFFALVGKPADMGVTSMKDKIDYMRYKAAVVEIEGAIGILSDEQQSVIKLKWMHDMTLKQIAERKGYSIDTIKKAHRMALKYLTDALRFTQMPEIESHEMGKVSTF
- a CDS encoding phage replisome organizer N-terminal domain-containing protein, coding for MADVRWIKIYTDMISNKKIKRIRKLPEGNNIVLIWVFLLAQAGECNKSGALYLTDAIAFRPEDLAIEFDFDVSVINLALITLERFSMIEVFDEIIYIKNWNEYQNIEGMDKIREQTRLRNIKYREKRKQLLLSDVSVTSHDETEVDLELEKEKDTTTTADAYTKTIIDVHTDVFGTFNMTGHMTKFVTDLLKLGYTEIFIQELMLEAGESSRGVPSMNYLKSISDRWIKEGIYTRAESKRRHDEERKKVVSIQTKQQPVAAPKEFIPDADLMARVRAANGDV
- a CDS encoding replicative DNA helicase, which encodes MFDTEIIESQVLGTLLLDPTLVRDTVTVTNADMFMSAMHKNIFVMLQKLNDRNIEATLNNVAIHFSNQIHKVGGIGYLSEMMGSVPSVNQFNYTLSKFLEFDARRKFNHLLETYKGIVSDPVETDFEEILNEFEQKALAIRPKSLEKESRIDGLVDWYEDLELKMADPTRAYGMMTGYTGLDALTLGFQRADFFVLGARTSMGKSAVANELAGNAAKKGLKVAMFSLEMNKGQIYNRFVASMCQIPLQDLRTGRVPLEKRDNIGIAMGIISGITINDQRGVTADYIASEMRRMKRQEGLDMVIIDYLQEIMEPSEKNDNTGSALHRVCQKIRIAAKECDCFVLGLSQLKQDIDARQQKRPIISDLTGSAAIAAVADGIILLYRDEYYNPDTAEPGILEVNLAKQRNGPTGLVKLKYDKVYQTITNNYF
- a CDS encoding phage replisome organizer N-terminal domain-containing protein, producing the protein MAADIKWIKITIDMFENEKIEYILSLENGDAIFLIWFQLYLKVKRKATNVYTTFANLDTPIDEILSIVIGESKEMISLAISELTKLGMLEVNNNEIKVIAPWLSNQHYRTTAEYTTWRSLVFERDDYTCQHCRTKGNKLNAHHIKSFADYKELRFEVSNGLTLCEECHSKEHVRIREVGELWQT
- a CDS encoding RusA family crossover junction endodeoxyribonuclease; translated protein: MKIVIPGTAPSVNHMYENRAIRYTNKKGQAAMRRIKVLSRDAEHYQNLAILLAKAWRTKNKWKPPDGKVIVNLWYFWPDNKKRDTHNTLKLLLDCLEAAQIYTNDRYALPRIMDYEVDKKNPRVEIEIVEVIS